The Gammaproteobacteria bacterium genome includes the window TCGGTTTAGCAACAATATTTCTACTATGAGAAAAAATAGTGTGTCATACGAAGTATGATAACGATAACAGTATTCATTTTTATGCAAGGTGCCGGCATTGAATAAGCAAGTACTCGTTAGTGTTGACAAAGTTGGCAGGCGCTACGGTGACCTTAGCGCTGTGCATGAGGTGAGTTTTTATCTCAATAGAGGTGAAGTGCTGGGCTTTCTTGGCGCTAATGGTGCGGGCAAGTCAACTACCATGAATATGTTGTGTGGTGTGTTGGCGCCGACACAGGGCACCATTAAAATTGCTGGCCACGATATTATCAAAGAGCCGATCAAGGCCAAGAGTCGGCTTGGTTATTTGCCGGAACAGCCACCTTTGTATCGTGACTTAAGCGTGGATGAATATCTTGACTATTGCGCGCGACTACGGCGTGTGCCAGCCGCCAAGCGCCGTCAACGTATCAGTGAGATCAAGCAACGCTGTGGGTTGGGTAAAGTCGGCCGACGCATTATTGGTCAGTTATCGAAGGGTTATCAGCAACGTGTAGGTATTGCCCAGGCGATAGTCCATTTACCCGATGTGATCGTGCTTGATGAGCCCACGGTCGGCCTTGATCCAGTACAGATCCGAGAGATACGTAGCTTGATTCGTGAATTGGCGCAGGATCACGGTATTATTTTATCGACCCATATTTTACCTGAAGTGCAAGCAATATGTGATCGTGTACAGATCCTGGATCATGGCCGTATTGTGTTCGCCGATGATATTGCGGCCTTATCTGCATATATGGCCAGCACCACCTTATTGCTTGCAGTACGCAAAGAGCCAAACCTTGATGCACTACTGGCTATCGAGGGTGTCGTCGCCGTTCAGTGTGTTGGTGCTGGGTGTTTTCAGCTAGAGATTGATGAAAAAAATAATCCAGCAGAGCGTGTCGCACAATACGCAGTAGAAAATCAGCTGGGTC containing:
- a CDS encoding ATP-binding cassette domain-containing protein, which translates into the protein MNKQVLVSVDKVGRRYGDLSAVHEVSFYLNRGEVLGFLGANGAGKSTTMNMLCGVLAPTQGTIKIAGHDIIKEPIKAKSRLGYLPEQPPLYRDLSVDEYLDYCARLRRVPAAKRRQRISEIKQRCGLGKVGRRIIGQLSKGYQQRVGIAQAIVHLPDVIVLDEPTVGLDPVQIREIRSLIRELAQDHGIILSTHILPEVQAICDRVQILDHGRIVFADDIAALSAYMASTTLLLAVRKEPNLDALLAIEGVVAVQCVGAGCFQLEIDEKNNPAERVAQYAVENQLGLYQLTPQQTDLEQVFVDITTNDNALPPERTLSEGASL